In the genome of Paracoccus sp. MBLB3053, one region contains:
- a CDS encoding TAXI family TRAP transporter solute-binding subunit gives MHHRKLSLLLGAFLAHAAISAPAMAEQPGFLRIGTGGAGGTYFALGGSLASALSAPPGALACDKGGPCGVPGLIAIAQATTASVFNNAAVQNGELEAGMASADVTSAMYKGTGTFEGKPHDKLRIVANLSPEFLHLVLPKGHELHGLDELKGMRVGIAQPGSGTQVAVLKILESRGIGRDDIKGAELNQAQSAERLADGQLDAYFYTAGYPVAAMVQLASTKGMELYSFPQDDLDKISTLVPGYLPNEIPASTYPGVDYAVETPAVNALFIVSADLSDDMVYEVTKALWNESTRKVLDNGHAAGKAIRLETALAGIDTLGVPLHPGAERYYREIGLIK, from the coding sequence ATGCATCATCGCAAACTCTCGCTCCTGCTGGGGGCCTTTCTGGCCCATGCGGCGATCTCGGCGCCGGCAATGGCCGAGCAACCGGGCTTCCTGCGGATCGGCACCGGCGGGGCGGGCGGAACCTATTTCGCCCTGGGCGGTTCGCTGGCCAGCGCGCTTTCGGCGCCTCCGGGTGCGCTCGCCTGCGACAAGGGCGGCCCCTGCGGCGTGCCCGGCCTGATCGCGATCGCCCAGGCGACCACGGCATCGGTCTTCAACAACGCAGCCGTCCAGAATGGCGAACTTGAGGCCGGCATGGCGTCGGCCGACGTCACCAGCGCCATGTACAAGGGCACCGGCACATTCGAGGGCAAGCCGCATGACAAGCTGCGCATCGTCGCAAACCTGTCACCCGAGTTCCTGCATCTCGTGCTGCCCAAGGGTCACGAGCTGCACGGCCTTGACGAACTCAAGGGCATGCGCGTCGGCATCGCCCAGCCGGGCTCGGGGACGCAGGTCGCGGTGCTGAAGATCCTCGAAAGCCGCGGCATCGGCCGCGACGACATCAAGGGCGCCGAGCTGAACCAGGCGCAATCTGCCGAGCGGCTCGCGGATGGCCAGCTTGACGCCTATTTCTACACTGCAGGCTATCCTGTCGCCGCCATGGTTCAACTCGCCTCGACCAAGGGCATGGAGCTTTACAGCTTTCCCCAGGACGATCTCGACAAGATCAGCACGCTCGTGCCCGGCTACCTGCCGAACGAGATCCCGGCCAGCACCTATCCCGGCGTTGACTACGCCGTCGAGACCCCGGCCGTGAACGCGCTCTTCATCGTCTCGGCCGATCTGTCCGATGACATGGTCTACGAGGTCACCAAGGCGCTGTGGAACGAGTCGACCCGCAAGGTCCTGGACAATGGTCACGCCGCCGGCAAGGCGATCCGGCTCGAGACCGCGCTAGCCGGGATCGACACGCTGGGCGTGCCGCTGCATCCCGGCGCCGAGCGTTATTATCGCGAGATCGGCCTGATCAAGTGA
- a CDS encoding LysR family transcriptional regulator, translated as MNLIQMNVFREVMRHGSITAAAQALGRTQPAVSLMLKQLEDELGLRLFERRGRRLVPVPEADYLLAEADQILDRMAGLSRTMKVMSAGRSGSLRVAAMPGPSAHLFPRFLSEALKDLPEVEVSIASRSSLQIYEIASLQSIDFGFADLASEPDHNRHYTQMIISGRCFCALPRGHRLAERAEIGIADLNGELLGTLQHGHVLHSALRDAFQQAGVRFRTLIESQAFLPLLPFVANRQCIAIVDPLTVATEREIDAMRDQVVFRPLKAATRYHYAIVSPSHRPLSRLAGNLRDLWRDYLLAVLAKIDACPEVEDGRKPA; from the coding sequence ATGAACCTGATCCAGATGAACGTCTTTCGCGAAGTGATGCGTCACGGCTCGATCACCGCTGCGGCACAAGCCCTGGGCCGGACCCAGCCGGCTGTCAGCCTGATGCTGAAGCAACTTGAGGATGAGCTTGGCCTGCGCCTGTTCGAGCGGCGCGGTCGGCGGCTGGTGCCCGTTCCCGAGGCGGATTATCTTCTGGCCGAGGCAGACCAGATCCTCGACCGCATGGCCGGGCTGTCCCGGACGATGAAGGTGATGTCGGCGGGACGCAGCGGGTCGCTGCGCGTCGCGGCGATGCCGGGCCCTTCGGCGCATCTTTTCCCGCGCTTCCTGAGCGAGGCTCTCAAGGATCTGCCAGAGGTCGAGGTCTCGATCGCTTCGCGCAGTTCGCTGCAGATCTACGAGATCGCCAGCCTGCAAAGCATTGATTTCGGATTTGCCGACCTCGCCTCCGAGCCCGACCACAACCGCCATTACACGCAGATGATCATTTCTGGACGCTGCTTCTGCGCGCTGCCCCGGGGCCACCGCCTCGCAGAACGGGCCGAGATCGGGATCGCCGACCTGAACGGCGAACTGCTGGGCACGCTTCAACACGGGCATGTTCTGCACAGCGCCTTGCGGGACGCGTTCCAGCAGGCTGGGGTCCGCTTTCGTACTCTGATCGAAAGCCAGGCATTCCTGCCGCTTCTGCCCTTTGTCGCGAACCGCCAATGTATCGCGATCGTCGACCCGCTGACCGTTGCGACCGAACGCGAAATCGACGCGATGCGCGATCAGGTGGTCTTCCGGCCCCTGAAGGCGGCAACGCGCTATCACTATGCGATCGTCTCGCCCAGCCACCGCCCGTTGTCGCGTCTCGCCGGAAATCTGCGCGATCTGTGGCGGGACTACCTGCTTGCCGTGCTGGCCAAGATCGACGCCTGCCCGGAAGTCGAAGATGGAAGGAAGCCCGCCTGA
- a CDS encoding glycosyltransferase has protein sequence MKPEREQGAPIPDKVVIVNDASTAWGGATGLAILSAELLVERGISVTFVAGDEGTGAQLTSAGVEIVALGGRGLVTETPLRAATHGIYNPAARDLLAGWIATNDSPGVVYHLHGWSKILSPAIFDALRNVAERTFIHAHDFFLACPNGGYMDYRRNRPCSLTPLTVGCLGTNCDKRSYAQKLWRAMRQATLNRRLLEVPWAGVVMIHEQMTTYLEKAGLNRDLLVPLPNPTSPLTSERVRAEENRGFVFIGRVEAEKGIEDAIAATRSAHVELTVVGEGPLREALAAANPDILFTGWKSRNEMAEIVSSKRALLMPSRYPEPFGLVAIEAARSGLPVIIAETAFLSEGITRLGIGKSCNTRDVVAFAACIADLHDLSAEEVRRMSLRAMDEAGQLSTTPAQWVDHLLDLYGSALEGRHDRT, from the coding sequence TTGAAGCCTGAACGGGAACAAGGCGCACCGATTCCCGACAAGGTCGTCATCGTGAATGACGCAAGCACGGCTTGGGGAGGAGCGACGGGCCTCGCCATTCTGTCCGCCGAACTTCTTGTCGAGCGAGGCATTTCCGTGACGTTCGTGGCCGGGGATGAGGGTACCGGCGCGCAGCTGACATCGGCCGGTGTCGAGATCGTGGCGTTGGGCGGACGGGGTTTGGTGACCGAGACACCACTGCGGGCCGCGACGCACGGGATATACAATCCGGCGGCACGCGATCTGCTTGCAGGGTGGATTGCGACCAACGATTCGCCCGGTGTCGTCTACCATTTGCACGGCTGGTCGAAGATCCTTTCACCGGCGATATTCGATGCCCTTCGCAATGTGGCAGAGCGGACATTCATACATGCACATGATTTCTTCCTGGCCTGTCCGAATGGCGGCTACATGGATTACCGCCGCAATCGCCCTTGCAGCTTGACGCCATTGACGGTGGGATGCCTCGGCACGAACTGTGACAAGCGGTCCTACGCGCAGAAACTCTGGCGTGCGATGCGACAGGCGACATTGAACCGACGCTTGTTGGAAGTGCCTTGGGCCGGGGTCGTGATGATCCATGAGCAGATGACCACCTACCTGGAAAAAGCGGGCCTCAATCGTGATCTGCTGGTCCCCTTGCCCAATCCCACGTCACCGCTGACATCAGAACGCGTGCGTGCGGAAGAAAATCGCGGCTTTGTCTTCATCGGAAGGGTCGAAGCGGAAAAGGGTATCGAGGATGCGATTGCGGCCACACGGAGCGCCCATGTCGAACTGACCGTGGTCGGCGAAGGCCCGCTGCGCGAAGCCCTTGCCGCTGCCAACCCCGACATCCTCTTTACCGGTTGGAAATCCCGCAACGAAATGGCCGAAATCGTCTCATCCAAACGCGCATTGCTCATGCCGTCGCGCTATCCGGAACCATTCGGACTGGTCGCGATCGAGGCCGCGCGAAGTGGGCTGCCGGTCATCATTGCCGAGACAGCCTTTCTGAGTGAGGGCATCACACGACTGGGCATCGGCAAAAGTTGCAACACCCGAGATGTGGTGGCGTTTGCCGCGTGCATCGCCGATTTGCACGATCTTTCAGCCGAGGAAGTTCGCCGCATGAGCCTGCGTGCCATGGACGAGGCAGGCCAGCTGTCCACAACTCCCGCGCAATGGGTCGATCACCTGCTCGACCTGTATGGCAGCGCGCTGGAGGGCCGGCATGATCGCACCTGA
- a CDS encoding type 1 glutamine amidotransferase domain-containing protein: protein MKPILIVMTSHADKAGHGPTGYYLSEVTHPLAVFEREGLPVAFASIDGGDPPVDGLDLEDATNARYWNDPDFRARIAASVKLAEVNPGDYSAIFFAGGHGAVWDFPKTQAVNDMTRAIWEQGGVVGAVCHGPAALTNVTLSDGRPLVAGRKVAAFTDDEERAVELENVVPFLLSSRLAELGAEMQPGPDWTEKIAVDGRLVTGQNPQSATAVGEAIADLVKA, encoded by the coding sequence ATGAAACCGATCCTGATCGTCATGACCTCGCACGCAGACAAGGCCGGACACGGCCCAACCGGCTATTACCTTTCGGAAGTTACCCACCCCCTCGCCGTCTTCGAACGCGAGGGGCTTCCGGTGGCCTTCGCTTCGATCGACGGCGGCGATCCTCCTGTCGATGGGCTCGATCTGGAGGATGCGACCAATGCCCGCTACTGGAACGATCCGGATTTCCGCGCCCGCATCGCGGCCAGCGTAAAATTGGCAGAGGTCAACCCGGGCGACTACTCGGCGATCTTCTTCGCCGGTGGCCATGGAGCGGTCTGGGATTTCCCGAAGACGCAGGCGGTGAACGACATGACGCGCGCCATCTGGGAACAGGGTGGCGTCGTTGGCGCCGTCTGCCACGGCCCGGCCGCGCTGACCAATGTCACACTCTCGGACGGAAGGCCGCTGGTTGCGGGTCGCAAGGTCGCGGCCTTCACCGATGACGAGGAACGCGCGGTGGAGCTGGAAAACGTCGTGCCCTTCCTGCTGTCTTCGCGCCTTGCGGAACTCGGGGCCGAGATGCAGCCCGGCCCCGACTGGACCGAAAAAATCGCTGTGGATGGCCGCCTCGTGACCGGTCAGAACCCACAATCCGCCACCGCCGTCGGCGAAGCGATTGCCGATCTGGTGAAGGCGTGA
- a CDS encoding histidine kinase dimerization/phospho-acceptor domain-containing protein has translation MSRDWSLRSRLTRRLVLGVSIGWLTGLAIAIFVISHEMTELLDDSLKASAHVASAAFAAGQVPEGLDLDPDHAIRILKDGVESNPAPWPAQRENGAHQLPGWRIYRLSRDRDALVVEVGQSDEWRKDELLESVEALLVLMLPVLLVVLLTVRRTIATALDPALRFAARMKDRPAMDLSPFADAGLPRELQPIPVALNGYLQRINNHVESERQFATNAAHELRTPLASASAQAQLIAAGRGGAHAARAMTAALDRLGRIIERLLQLSRAEAGIGGQSRCDLLRIIRIVITAEERASITFDDGDIEQAEIAIHPDAAALLLGNALRNAIDHGTGPVSVTLRPGPVLRIRNPVAPGAEFRHETFAKSTGSTGAGLGLTIMRKIAERNGLGFDARITGEIATLTLDFSARAVRPAD, from the coding sequence ATGAGCCGGGACTGGTCACTGCGCAGCCGTCTGACGCGCCGCCTGGTTCTCGGCGTCAGCATTGGCTGGCTGACCGGACTTGCCATTGCGATCTTCGTCATCTCGCATGAGATGACCGAACTTCTGGACGATTCCCTGAAAGCCTCGGCCCATGTCGCCTCGGCGGCCTTTGCCGCGGGTCAGGTGCCCGAAGGGCTAGATCTGGACCCGGATCACGCCATCCGCATCCTGAAAGACGGGGTCGAAAGCAACCCGGCGCCCTGGCCCGCCCAACGGGAGAACGGAGCGCATCAACTGCCCGGCTGGCGCATCTATCGGCTGAGCAGGGATCGGGATGCGCTGGTGGTCGAGGTCGGCCAAAGCGACGAATGGCGCAAGGATGAGCTTCTGGAAAGCGTCGAGGCGCTGCTGGTCCTGATGCTGCCTGTCCTGTTGGTCGTGCTGCTGACCGTGCGGCGCACCATTGCCACCGCGCTGGACCCGGCCCTGCGCTTTGCCGCAAGGATGAAGGATCGACCCGCGATGGATCTGTCGCCCTTTGCCGATGCCGGCCTGCCGCGCGAATTGCAGCCGATCCCCGTCGCCCTCAACGGCTATTTGCAGCGCATCAACAACCACGTTGAATCCGAGCGCCAATTCGCCACCAATGCCGCGCATGAATTGCGTACGCCGCTGGCCAGCGCCTCGGCGCAGGCGCAGCTGATCGCCGCGGGGCGCGGCGGTGCGCACGCCGCGCGTGCCATGACCGCCGCGCTGGATCGTCTGGGCCGGATCATCGAGCGGCTGCTTCAATTGTCCCGCGCCGAGGCCGGGATCGGCGGGCAGTCCCGCTGCGATCTGCTGCGGATCATCCGGATCGTGATCACCGCCGAGGAACGGGCCTCGATCACCTTCGACGATGGCGATATCGAGCAGGCCGAGATTGCCATCCATCCCGATGCGGCGGCGCTTCTGCTTGGCAATGCACTGCGCAATGCGATCGACCACGGCACCGGACCTGTGTCCGTGACCCTACGCCCCGGCCCTGTCCTGCGCATCCGCAACCCGGTCGCGCCGGGAGCCGAGTTCCGGCACGAGACTTTTGCGAAGTCGACAGGCTCGACCGGGGCCGGACTGGGCCTGACGATCATGCGCAAGATCGCCGAGCGCAACGGCCTTGGCTTCGATGCACGGATAACCGGAGAGATCGCCACTCTGACGCTGGATTTCTCGGCGCGGGCGGTTCGCCCGGCGGACTGA
- a CDS encoding response regulator transcription factor codes for MRVLLVEDTPDLADGISRYLVASGHAIDVAPSIADAEAALDVVRYDVMLLDLALPDGSGLTLLRALRARGDRLPVVIATARDQVSDRIDGLDAGADDYVVKPFDLGEVEARLRAHVRRAGGEPSTQITLGEFRVDRAGARLFRGADEVRLTSREWAVLDTLVSARGRVMSRKALEERLYSFGDEIEGNAVEVYVSRLRSKLGADLIETRRGLGYLLK; via the coding sequence ATGAGGGTTCTTCTGGTCGAGGACACGCCGGATCTTGCGGACGGGATCAGCCGCTATCTGGTGGCTTCTGGCCATGCCATAGATGTCGCGCCCAGCATTGCCGATGCCGAGGCGGCCCTGGACGTCGTCCGATATGACGTGATGCTGCTGGACCTGGCGCTGCCCGATGGTTCGGGCCTGACCCTGTTGCGCGCCCTGCGCGCGCGGGGCGATCGCCTGCCCGTCGTGATTGCCACTGCCCGCGATCAGGTCAGCGACCGCATCGACGGGCTGGATGCCGGGGCAGACGACTATGTCGTGAAGCCCTTTGACCTGGGCGAGGTCGAAGCCCGACTGCGCGCCCATGTCCGCCGCGCCGGCGGCGAGCCCTCGACCCAGATCACGCTGGGCGAATTCCGCGTCGATCGCGCCGGCGCAAGGCTGTTTCGCGGCGCGGACGAGGTGCGCCTGACCTCGCGCGAATGGGCGGTGCTGGACACGCTGGTTTCGGCGCGGGGCCGGGTCATGTCGCGCAAGGCCCTGGAGGAGCGGCTTTATTCGTTTGGAGACGAGATCGAAGGCAATGCCGTCGAGGTCTATGTCTCGCGCCTGCGCAGCAAGCTTGGCGCGGACCTGATCGAAACCCGGCGCGGATTGGGCTATCTGCTGAAATGA
- a CDS encoding thermostable hemolysin, whose translation MRIEFLDWRDPAWQDAANLIGAHFKAVYDARISLAGIELAAATSASGWLAGAAGIREVGQGFFSQTYLDRPIADLLSERSGHRVFAKEIIEVVSLACPQPRATLPLIEAITEEGRRRGKSWGIFTATTPLMGLLERVGVPLIALAPARPERLTDAGNWGRYYDSLPWVCALSDEQALRFVPQRAAVTARMHLK comes from the coding sequence ATGAGGATCGAGTTTCTCGACTGGCGCGACCCGGCATGGCAGGACGCGGCCAACCTGATCGGCGCGCATTTCAAGGCAGTCTATGACGCTCGGATCTCGCTTGCCGGGATCGAGCTGGCCGCAGCAACCTCGGCGTCAGGCTGGCTGGCGGGCGCGGCGGGCATTCGCGAGGTCGGGCAGGGCTTCTTCTCGCAGACCTATCTGGACCGGCCGATTGCCGACCTGCTCTCTGAGAGGAGCGGGCACAGGGTCTTTGCCAAGGAGATCATCGAGGTGGTTTCGCTGGCCTGCCCGCAACCGCGCGCGACACTGCCGCTGATCGAAGCCATCACCGAAGAAGGCCGAAGGCGCGGGAAAAGCTGGGGCATTTTCACCGCGACGACCCCGCTGATGGGGCTTCTGGAACGGGTTGGCGTGCCGCTGATCGCCCTTGCCCCTGCCCGGCCCGAGCGCCTGACTGATGCCGGAAACTGGGGTCGATATTACGATAGCTTGCCGTGGGTTTGCGCGCTTTCCGACGAGCAGGCGCTGCGCTTCGTGCCGCAGCGCGCGGCGGTGACAGCAAGGATGCATCTGAAATGA
- a CDS encoding AMP-binding protein has protein sequence MKKVFTALARHGAERPLEIAFREPDRSITWAALAREVGAQAAGLREAPAVLGIGFSGIDYVISDLAATLAGRRVVPVPSFFATAQVQHLLRDAKAEMLDRLPDPAAYPLPLDYAGGADRVIYTSGTTGQPKGVVLGDRQLEASIAGLAAALRPGSGDRYLSVLPQAQLLEQVCGIFLPILAGAETLICPEGLAALMGGDGAGLARAAEEFGPTITVLAPRQLALWVAALRQGWAKPPSSLRYVAVGGAPTSPALLAEARGLGLPVAEGYGLSEACSVVALTPSNAGSMRVIEGVSVRIDAGEIVISGPTVMQGYLHSDAVQGEWRTGDLGEIENGALRVLGRRDAMILRQSGRNIAPEWIEAAALADPLVPFAALVQVAGDRLVLVLAPAAAPDMQGLVTRLSALPFYARPEHVLMVDARLPGLIRPSGQMDRTHARELAAKREAEWISLRESPDERRLA, from the coding sequence ATGAAAAAGGTCTTCACCGCCTTGGCGCGGCATGGGGCGGAGCGGCCTTTGGAAATCGCGTTCCGCGAGCCCGATCGCAGCATCACCTGGGCGGCCTTGGCGCGCGAGGTCGGCGCCCAAGCCGCAGGCTTGCGCGAAGCGCCCGCCGTGCTGGGGATCGGGTTTTCCGGCATCGACTATGTCATCTCCGATCTGGCCGCCACGCTGGCGGGGCGCCGGGTCGTGCCAGTCCCGTCCTTCTTCGCCACCGCACAGGTGCAGCATCTGCTGCGCGATGCCAAGGCCGAAATGCTGGATCGGCTGCCCGATCCCGCCGCATATCCCCTGCCGCTTGACTATGCCGGCGGTGCCGACCGTGTGATCTATACTTCGGGGACGACGGGCCAACCCAAAGGGGTGGTGCTGGGCGATCGGCAATTGGAGGCATCGATAGCCGGATTGGCGGCCGCCCTGCGGCCGGGTTCGGGGGATCGCTACCTGTCTGTCCTGCCGCAGGCGCAGCTGCTGGAACAGGTCTGCGGCATTTTCCTGCCCATACTGGCCGGGGCCGAGACGCTGATCTGCCCCGAAGGCCTTGCGGCGCTCATGGGGGGTGACGGGGCGGGCCTTGCCCGTGCAGCCGAGGAATTCGGCCCCACCATCACGGTTCTCGCCCCGCGCCAATTGGCGCTTTGGGTCGCGGCTTTGCGGCAGGGATGGGCCAAGCCCCCGTCAAGCCTGCGCTATGTCGCTGTGGGCGGCGCACCGACTTCGCCCGCGCTGCTTGCCGAGGCGCGCGGGCTGGGCCTGCCTGTCGCCGAAGGCTATGGCCTTTCCGAAGCCTGCTCGGTCGTCGCCTTGACCCCATCCAATGCGGGGTCGATGCGGGTGATCGAGGGGGTGTCGGTGCGCATCGACGCGGGCGAGATCGTCATCTCGGGGCCGACGGTGATGCAGGGCTATCTGCATAGCGACGCCGTGCAGGGCGAGTGGCGGACCGGCGATCTGGGCGAGATCGAGAACGGCGCCCTGCGCGTTCTGGGCCGCCGCGATGCGATGATCCTGCGCCAATCGGGCCGCAACATCGCGCCGGAATGGATCGAGGCCGCGGCACTGGCCGACCCATTGGTGCCTTTTGCCGCGCTGGTTCAGGTTGCTGGCGACCGGCTGGTGCTGGTGCTCGCGCCGGCCGCCGCGCCCGACATGCAAGGGTTGGTGACGCGGCTTTCCGCGCTGCCCTTCTATGCTCGTCCGGAACATGTGCTGATGGTCGATGCCCGCCTGCCCGGGCTGATCCGGCCCTCGGGGCAGATGGACCGCACCCATGCCCGCGAGCTGGCCGCGAAACGCGAGGCCGAGTGGATCTCGCTGCGCGAAAGCCCGGATGAAAGGAGGCTCGCATGA
- a CDS encoding SDR family NAD(P)-dependent oxidoreductase, with protein MSGKIVLVTGAGSGIGQALALEADRLGHRLILVGRREASLSDTASVLSRRARIVPADVTTPDGRNAIRDAVADEGLDILVNNAGRLASGRLEGLSDRDLAELVATNIAAPVALTRDLLPALEKRRGQVVNIGSVFGDIAFPYFALYSASKFALRGFSDALRRELAPRGIGVTYIAPRATRTAATESFRALIGPMAMSLDDPEAVARHAWRAISARKREQFPPSRERFFVALQRLRPQIIDRALAGMTSDPAVIAAARHDETREKA; from the coding sequence ATGAGCGGGAAAATTGTGCTTGTCACCGGCGCCGGATCAGGAATCGGGCAGGCGCTTGCGCTCGAGGCCGACCGGCTTGGGCATCGCCTGATACTTGTCGGCCGGCGCGAGGCCAGCTTGAGCGACACCGCCTCTGTGCTGTCACGCCGGGCCCGGATCGTGCCGGCAGACGTCACCACCCCTGACGGCCGGAATGCCATCCGCGACGCAGTGGCGGACGAGGGGCTGGACATTCTGGTCAACAATGCGGGACGGCTGGCCTCGGGCAGGCTCGAGGGGCTGAGCGATCGCGACCTTGCCGAACTGGTCGCGACCAATATCGCGGCCCCCGTCGCGCTGACCCGCGACCTTCTGCCCGCACTGGAAAAGCGGCGCGGACAAGTGGTGAATATCGGCTCGGTCTTCGGCGACATCGCCTTTCCCTATTTCGCGCTTTACTCGGCCAGCAAGTTCGCGCTGCGGGGCTTTTCCGATGCGCTGCGGCGCGAGCTTGCCCCGCGCGGCATCGGCGTCACCTATATCGCGCCGCGCGCGACCCGCACCGCCGCGACTGAAAGTTTCCGCGCCCTGATCGGGCCGATGGCCATGAGCCTTGACGATCCCGAGGCCGTCGCGCGGCATGCCTGGCGCGCCATTTCGGCCCGCAAGCGCGAGCAATTCCCGCCCAGCCGCGAGCGCTTCTTTGTCGCCCTGCAACGCCTGCGTCCGCAAATCATCGACCGGGCGCTGGCCGGGATGACGAGTGACCCCGCCGTGATCGCCGCCGCCCGACATGACGAAACCAGAGAAAAAGCATGA
- a CDS encoding TauD/TfdA family dioxygenase: protein MKYNILRQSDFGAGLDDPDLLDAIRADLTSDGWTLLRGFRPGMAQFAGLVSALCSRVTFDPARNHSSDHTQMVDAGLGPIGLHIENGNTPRCPDIVTFFAERAAFEGSQTTICDGVQVWDSFDDARKARWSQKMTVERVLPELLWKRYLANEHPAISRPEEVTMAHVLQFQQALPGQGFDLHEDGSLTYRLSVDPVRASAFSGGMGFANAVLGPSHNYQPPRYRLADGSDVTPDEIEEIRALAETVTHEINWQDGDIAVLDNTRVMHGRRAIADADRNLFIGMGSL, encoded by the coding sequence ATGAAATACAATATTCTTCGCCAAAGCGACTTTGGCGCGGGCCTGGACGATCCCGATCTTCTGGACGCCATCCGCGCCGATCTGACCAGCGATGGCTGGACGCTCCTGCGCGGCTTTCGGCCCGGCATGGCCCAATTCGCGGGCCTCGTCAGCGCGCTTTGTTCACGGGTGACCTTCGATCCGGCCCGCAATCATTCCAGCGACCACACCCAGATGGTGGATGCCGGGCTTGGCCCGATCGGGCTGCATATCGAGAATGGCAATACTCCTCGCTGCCCCGATATCGTGACCTTCTTCGCCGAACGCGCCGCCTTCGAGGGTTCGCAAACCACGATCTGCGACGGGGTGCAGGTCTGGGACAGCTTCGATGACGCCCGCAAGGCGCGCTGGTCGCAGAAGATGACGGTGGAACGCGTGCTGCCTGAATTGCTGTGGAAGCGCTACCTCGCAAATGAACATCCCGCGATCTCGCGCCCCGAAGAGGTGACGATGGCACATGTGCTGCAATTCCAGCAGGCCTTGCCGGGTCAGGGCTTCGATCTGCATGAAGACGGCTCGCTGACCTATCGGCTCAGCGTCGATCCGGTGCGCGCCTCGGCGTTCAGCGGCGGTATGGGCTTTGCCAATGCCGTCCTTGGCCCGTCGCATAATTACCAGCCGCCCCGCTACCGCCTGGCAGATGGCAGCGACGTGACACCCGACGAGATCGAGGAGATCCGCGCCCTCGCCGAAACCGTCACCCATGAGATCAACTGGCAGGACGGCGATATCGCGGTACTGGACAATACCCGCGTCATGCATGGCCGCCGGGCCATCGCCGATGCCGATCGCAACCTTTTCATCGGCATGGGTTCGCTTTGA
- a CDS encoding DUF6134 family protein: MRNQSGAAAILAGLLLAGAAAAAPTGSVPASGRLTFDVIRKGKDIGDYSLRFQQDRDEVTVSVRTDIAVKVPVIGVAAYRFEQTSTENWSGGKLQGLRSRTNDNGKSYDINIGPSPLIPASLWNAEIVKQRKVLNTIDSSADSVAVRNLGSDSIATGHGKVSATHYAISGGLNRELWFDGKGQLVHVRFAAEDGSTVDYVLR, translated from the coding sequence ATGAGAAACCAATCTGGCGCCGCAGCCATCCTGGCCGGCCTTCTTCTGGCCGGGGCCGCCGCCGCCGCGCCGACAGGCAGCGTGCCCGCATCCGGGCGCCTGACCTTCGACGTTATCCGCAAGGGCAAGGATATCGGCGATTACAGCCTGAGATTTCAGCAAGATCGAGATGAGGTGACAGTCAGTGTCAGGACCGATATCGCCGTCAAAGTCCCGGTCATCGGCGTCGCGGCATATCGCTTCGAGCAGACCAGCACCGAGAACTGGAGCGGCGGCAAGCTCCAAGGCCTCAGGTCCCGGACGAATGACAATGGCAAATCCTATGATATCAACATCGGCCCCAGCCCGCTGATTCCCGCGAGCCTTTGGAATGCCGAGATCGTCAAGCAGCGCAAGGTGCTGAACACGATCGATTCCAGCGCGGATTCGGTTGCGGTGCGCAATCTGGGCAGCGACAGCATCGCGACCGGCCATGGCAAGGTCAGCGCGACGCATTACGCGATCTCTGGCGGGTTGAACCGGGAGTTGTGGTTCGACGGCAAGGGACAGCTTGTCCATGTCCGCTTCGCCGCCGAGGACGGCTCGACCGTGGATTACGTCCTGCGCTGA
- a CDS encoding PepSY domain-containing protein → MRKILILTIASLVALPALAEERCNVDKAEWRPVEELKAELGAKGWTISNVKEEDGCYEVYGKDANGKKVEIFFDPATFEEKGSDD, encoded by the coding sequence ATGCGGAAGATCCTGATCCTGACCATCGCCAGTCTCGTCGCCCTGCCTGCGCTCGCCGAAGAGCGCTGCAATGTGGACAAGGCGGAATGGCGCCCGGTCGAGGAACTCAAGGCCGAACTCGGAGCCAAGGGGTGGACCATCTCGAATGTCAAGGAAGAGGACGGCTGCTACGAGGTCTACGGCAAGGACGCGAATGGCAAGAAGGTCGAGATCTTCTTCGACCCGGCCACTTTCGAGGAGAAGGGGTCCGATGACTGA